The Anastrepha obliqua isolate idAnaObli1 chromosome 5, idAnaObli1_1.0, whole genome shotgun sequence DNA window GGCTTTAATTACATAACTAGTGGAGGTGGGGTTGCCATGAGTTTGCCCGCTGTACAAAAATTGATAGCTTATTGTCATTGCATTCATCCTCAAGACGCCGATGACATGTTGTTGGGAATCTGCTTCAACAGCCTGGAAGTGCCAATTATACACTCTCCGCAATTTCATCAGGTTAGTtgcacaaaatcgaaaaacggTTAAACGTACATACGAATGCTTctctgtaaatatttacttgaatattcaataaatgattttttccaGCTTCGTCCCCAGGACTATTCGGGCGAGGTTTTGGCGCTTGATCCACcaatttcatttcataaatTCTACGATACGGATCCATTTGCTGTGTATGAGCAATATTTTGCCAATTTTGATAGGCAGATGctgcaagaaataaaaaacaaaagttttacaaatcAAATAGCTACTAACTgattaaaaagtattaataaaaataatcttaTTATATTAGCTTTTGAAAATGATTTCATTAACTTACATAGTTAGCAGTACTTCGTAACGGTACACTTTTTGAATCCTTGAAAGcaagcaaaaaccaaaatacaataacaaatcaAATGCTTCTCTCAACtgtcaaaaacgtgtttttacATGTctattttaagctttttcaaAATCGATTAACAGCAGGTTAAGTTTGGAGTTATGCACGGTGCATTCTTTTATGATAACACGGAGTGTGTTGATATGGTATGCACAGGAAAACCACTACGAACTCTAGCTTGGCAGGAACTAATTGATGCTTCGAGGTGGATTTTTAACCGGCCAAGTTTAATGCGCgctattatttttgcaacaGCAGGGAGAACACAAATGCGTCTCCGGTTGTGACAGTCTTTCAAGTGAGCTTTCTTTGCCAGCTTCACAATAATTCTTTCTTTCCACTCTTGAGAATAGGTTACATTGTCCCACACAGATGTTATAAGTGGGAGACATATTTCGGCTGAGAGCAGTACTATATATTGGCTTTAAAAAGCTCAGCTGGTACGCCATCAATGCCGACGGCCTTATTATTGGGATGTTGTTTTATCGCAACAGCGATTTCCGACAAATTGGGTGGTGCAGTTTTAATTCTAGCATTAATCTCTATTGTTCTACTGGAGACGGAATGTTTGTCTAAAGCAGGGTCTAAAACATTGTTAAGCAACAACGAAGCAGATCTTCTTCCGTCATTAGGAGATTTCCGTTCAGGTCTTTAACGCTCAAGCTTTTGTCCACCATTTTCTTCGTGATCTTGAATACCGCACGAAAATCACCGGGTCGAACTACTGTTTCAGCATCGTCTGCCAATTTGTTGATGTAGCTCCTCTTGTCCCGACGCACGACGCGTTGGGCTGTGTTCTGGAGATAACAATATCGTTCTTTTAGCTGCTTAGCTTGATCGCCGCTTCAATccgactatactgaataataaagagtatttcaaactataaaattgtgtttttcttaccgaaccgcaaaacttattgagcaacttagtatatatttatgtaaattcaaaacatacaattattgtttttgatGCTAAATTTTCATGACACGTTGCGGCTCTCTACTTCAGTaacgaaataataaaactttaattgagAAAATCCTATCGTATATTTCGCTGTTTGCTAAAATTCAGAAGACAGTTTGTGATAATGAATTCAATTTTGTTGATGGAAAATTATGATATACTGTCAGGAAGAGGAtataagaaaaactaataaataaactaaaaggaatattgttggaatgattttttttattataatctggtaaatatcatttattttctgaatacgatatccaataaatctggtcgcatagcgtcaatggtggcttgaatattgcaataaatcgcttGTTAAGTCCAGgtttacacagggaaacatttaACTTAAAATTCACGGAATTAAAGACTTTAAATGCAGTatcactttttttggcggtaaacttaaaacaaattattttcttcactttataaaaatcacaaaaatcacGACTGAAGAAGTAAACGTCAAAAGCAACAAATGTTGTCGAAAACGATTTTCCTCGTGTTACCGCGAATAAAACATCGGGACTAAGCGCGTTGCAGGGCAAGTTGTGCCGTTTTGTtgcaaccaaatgtcgtcgatgtcagctgattaatttttaaaaacaaaaatttagtcaaCATGGCTCGAAaccgctcgccattcaccgtaacggcagctccttccctCTTTCGacagaaataaggaccgatgatgccgccagtgctctatgaacttcacgcCTAAAGCTCGTCATATAAAACTATCTGAGGTTCGGAGTtgccttaaaactgtaggtccctccatttgtagaacaacatcaagacgcacaccacaaactggAGCAAAAGCTCGGACAAATGCGGGACGAAGGACTTACGCgccacatatatttatatacctatTTATACTTGTAGGTATATATAGTTTTGTAGACTACACTTAGAATGAAATATACatgcttttaaaatatataaccaTATATTTACTATTGCCATTAATTATACAATgccctttttaaaataaatgtcacGTAGGTTTGTTAATAAatcatttattataaattacggATAACATGGGTTGCATGCATTCCATTTCTTTTCTTGGTTTCGTTTTCTAGGTTTAGGATTTCATACAACCAGCATACTCAGGAAGATCGCAGAGTCCCCTAATGGCATTAAAATGTAAGTTACCACAGGTAACCTTTACAGCCTCTCCATCACGGCAAATGTAAAAATCGTTGCAACTGCTTAAAGATGGTATCAAAAAGCCATTCCTTTTATCTGAACAACTATACTGAATCTGTCGATCGATATTGGTGTCCATAGATGGCTTAGCCTTGCCGGAGACGGGTCCAGAGCATGGGGGTGGAGTTGTGGTGCACGGAGGAGGAGCCGTGGTGCACGGTGGTGGCGTAGTTTCGCATGGTTTTAATGTAGATGCAACAGGAGTTGTTGGTGCAGGAGTTGTTATTAGAACAGCAGTGGTCGTTGGAACGGGAGTTGTCGTTGGAGCGGGAGTTGTCGTTGGAGCAGGAGTTGTTGTTGGAACGGGAGTTGTTGTTGGAGCGGGAGTTGTTGTTGGAGCGGGAGTTGTTGTTGGAACTGGAGTTGTTGTTGGGGCAGGGGTTGTTGTCGGTGCAAGAGTTGTCGTTGGAGCGGGAGTTGTTGTTGGAACAGGAGTTGTTGTTTTGCACGTGGTTGTTGTTGGCGCAGGAGTTGTAGTTGGTGCAGGGGTTGTCGTTGGAACAGGAGTTGTAGTAGGAGCAGGGGTTGTTGTTGGTGCGGGAGTTGTTGTTGGAACTGGAGTTGTCGTTGGGGCAGGGGTTGTTGTCGGTGCAGGAGTTGTCGTTGGAGCGGGAGTTGTTGTTGGAACAGGAGTTGTTGTTTTGCACGAAGCTGTTGTTGGTGCAGGAGTTGTCGTTGGAGCGGGAGTTGTCGTTGGAGCAGGAGTTGTCGTTGGAGCGGGAGTTGTTGTTGGAACAGGAGTTGTTGTTTTGCACGTGGTTGTTGTTGGTGCAGGAGTTGTCGTTGGAGCGGGAGTTGTTGTTGGAGCGggagttgttgttggtgcaggAGTTGTCGTTGGAGCAGGAGTTGTCGTTGGAGCAGGAGTTGTTGTTGGAGCAGGAGTTGTTGTTGGAACTGGAGTTGTCGTTGGAGCGGGAGTTGTTGTTGGAACAGGAGTGGTTGTTGGAACAGTAGTCACTGTTTTGCACACGGTTGTCGTAGGAGCTGGAGTGGTCGTTGGAGCGGGGGTTGTTGTTGGTGCAGGCGTCGTCGTTGGAGCGGGAGTTGTTGTTGGAACTGGAGTTGTCGTTGGGGCAGGGGTTGTTGTTGGAACAGGAGTCACTGTTTTGCACACGGTTGTAGTAGGAGCAGGGGTTGTTGTTGGTGCGGGAGTTGTTGTTGGAACTGGAGTTGTCGTTGGGGCGGGGGTTGTTGTCGGTGCAGGAGTTGTCGTTGGAGCGggagttgttgttggtgcaggAGTTGTCGTTGGAACAGGAGTGGTTGTCGGTGCAGTAGTTGTCGTTGGAGTGGAAGTTGTTGTTGGAACAGGAGTTGTTGTTTTGCACGTGGTTGTTGTTGGCGCAGGAGTTGTGGTTGGTGCAGGGGTTGTCGTTGGAGCAGGAGTTGTCGTTGGAGCAGGGGTTGTTGTTGGAGCAGGAGTTGTTGTTGGAACTGGAGTTGTCGTTGGTGCAGGAGTTGTCGTTGGAGCGGGAGTTGTTGTTTTGCACGAGGCTGTTGTTGGTGCAGGAGTTGTCGTTGGAGCAGGAGTTGTCGTTGGAGCAGGAGTTGTTGTTGGAGCAGGTGTTGTTGTTGGAGCAGGAGTTGTTGTTGGAACTGGAGTTGTCGTTGGAGCGGGAGTTGTTGTTGGAACAGGAGTGGTTGTTGGAACAGTAGTCACTGTTTTGCACACGGTTGTCGTAGGAGCTGGAGTGGTCGTTGGAGCGGGGGTTGTTGTTGGTGCAGGCGTCGTCGTTGGAGCGGGAGTTGTTGTTGGAACTGGAGTTGTCGTTGGAGCGGGAGTTGTTGTGGGAACAGGAGTTGTTGTTTTGCACGTGGTTGTTGTTGGTGCAGGAGTTGTCGTTGGAGCGGAAGTTGTTGTTGGAGCGggagttgttgttggtgcaggAGTTGTCGTTGGAGCagaagttgttgttggtgcagaAGTTGTCGTTGGTGCAGGGGTTGTTGTTGGTGCAGAAGTTGTCGTTGGTGCAGGGGTTGTTGTTGGTGCAGGGGTTGTTGTTGGTGCGGGAGTTGTTGTTGGAACAGGAGTGGTTGTTTTGCACGTGGTTGTTGTTGGTGCAGAAGTTTTCGTTGGTGCAGGAGTTGTTTTTGATGAAGGGGTTGTTGTTGGAACTGGAGTTTTTATTGGAGCACACGTTGTTGTTGGCTGAGGCGTTTTGGTGCACGGGGGAGGTGTTGTTGTCTCCACATCGTTACCACATGATCTTGAATCTAAAGCCGCAGCATTAGTTACGGCCGCTAAGGCTAGAAACACGCCTACGAATACTACGACCCCATATTAATAGAGTCGTTATATGACGTATAAATTACATGAAGAAAAAGTATACAGAATACAGTGAATCAGAATATGCATATGTGAATTATAACTTATATGCCCTAATAATTCCAATATGTATGCACTTCACTTACCAAGAGCTTTCCTCATACTGTACTGGATCTGATAAAATTTGCCTAGAGAATTATTGCTGCCGACAATACTGCTGCCGATAGTGTTTTAGGTGATGCTTACCGTTACACTGTgcagaaatttgcaaaatttctcatttttatagCATTTCACTTACAGATTTTCccgcatatgtgtatgtgcgtatgttatGTACAAACATGTGTGAAGATATGTAAGAGAAATTTGACATCTACCTTTAAAATGTACAAGCGTTTTAAAAGCGGTATCTCATTTTCTCCTTGTTCGAACACTGTACCTttaaatgcatatgtacatatacatacacacttatatgTATAcgcgaaacaaatttttttcgaaattgttgaAGTCGATCAAATATTCAAGAGTGTAGAATTCAATAGATCAATATCAAGACCGTCTGACTAGTATCTTTATAACAATGAAAATTGCTagtatgcaaacatatatacCTATGACAGCGGTATTATTTGATTGTGAGCCAATAGTATGTTTATGGCTTATATTAATTTGGAAGACTGATATCtcatttttaatcaaataaatttcaatttagaTAGATTTAACCAAAGTCAAGAGCGCGCAGGAGTAGTAGTAGAGTGGACTGGGTTTTTGCGGGATGACGCCCGTGAAGGGGAAACTCTCATGAGCACTTCTATACCGGCATAGCAGCATCACaactacacctacgtactaaacacctctccacaATCCACCACTCTCCGCGCGGAACTGCTTAAATGTTTATGAGTATGTGTTAAATGCGCCCATTATCCTTTCCAGTTATCACTTGACTTCAGCATAAAGTCTACAACATTTTCTCCGTTTAAGATTTTAAAGGTTTCGGGAGTATAGCTTGGGCATTGGAACAAAACGAGATCTATATCTTCTTCCGTCTCCGGGCAGATTGGGCGGTTTGGTGAACTGTCATGGCCAAATCTATGAAGGTATTTTGTAAATTCCCCGTGCCTTGAAAGGAATAGAATTAGGTAGTAATTTGTTCCCCCAAGGATCCTTTTTAACCGCATCGTAAGAGTGGAAGTTAACTCATGCGTCCATCTACCCTTAGGTGATCTGCGTCGCCGTTCTTGCCAGTAGGCGATCGAACGACGCCTTTCTGCAGCAATTTCTGTACGCCTTACTCTACCGCCGTATTTGTATATAATTATGTATACcatcttcatttattttgccAAAATATCGATCGGGACTAGTCCTGCAATGACATAGGAATCAATCATCACCCCTAGGTATTTAGTTACACCCCTAGGATAGTTACAGTCCCAACATTTACCTTCATCAATTCTATTGTCTTCCTGCTGCTTAGTACAACCGCATCAGTTTTGTGGTCAGCTAATTCCAGGTTCATAGATGTCAACCAAGCCTTGATGCTATTCACAGATTCGCTGGCGATCCCTTTAACATCTTGAATGTGTTTTGCTACCATTAACACCACGATATCGTCCGCGAATCCAATGACTTTCGTTCTAGGAGGCATATCCAATCTAAaaacggatgtttatttcattataaagaataGTGGAAACATTAGGCAAATGAACACCACGAcgacgcttacaggacaatatccttctcatgaaatttttcataaccgaattgcaaagtggctgccctatgtcctcgatagcctcacgaattccacctTTGGGGTATTGAATTaactctgggctgttggcgtagaccttttctATCACGTGCCCCCAAAGACAATAGTCACAAGATTAATTAAGATAATAATTCTaaattaaatcacaagatctcggtggccaattctgATCacatcttcgagagataacatggtccggaaacttttcccgtaaaagatcaatggttacgttgcttgtgtggcacgtatcgccgtcttgttgaaaataaaagttgtccagatcaataccaaccaattccggccataataaatcgttagtcatctcttgataacgcaatccattcacctgtaacattttatcaattaaaaatgtacacagataaattcaagaaataaaattattaaaaaatcccTCCAAATATATATTATCCCGCTTTAACTTAATTTACCCTGGGACCAGAAAGGTG harbors:
- the LOC129248707 gene encoding mucin-2-like; this translates as MRKALVFVGVFLALAAVTNAAALDSRSCGNDVETTTPPPCTKTPQPTTTCAPIKTPVPTTTPSSKTTPAPTKTSAPTTTTCKTTTPVPTTTPAPTTTPAPTTTPAPTTTSAPTTTPAPTTTSAPTTTSAPTTTPAPTTTPAPTTTSAPTTTPAPTTTTCKTTTPVPTTTPAPTTTPVPTTTPAPTTTPAPTTTPAPTTTPAPTTTVCKTVTTVPTTTPVPTTTPAPTTTPVPTTTPAPTTTPAPTTTPAPTTTPAPTTTPAPTTASCKTTTPAPTTTPAPTTTPVPTTTPAPTTTPAPTTTPAPTTTPAPTTTPAPTTTTCKTTTPVPTTTSTPTTTTAPTTTPVPTTTPAPTTTPAPTTTPAPTTTPAPTTTPVPTTTPAPTTTPAPTTTVCKTVTPVPTTTPAPTTTPVPTTTPAPTTTPAPTTTPAPTTTPAPTTTVCKTVTTVPTTTPVPTTTPAPTTTPVPTTTPAPTTTPAPTTTPAPTTTPAPTTTPAPTTTPAPTTTPAPTTTTCKTTTPVPTTTPAPTTTPAPTTTPAPTTTPAPTTASCKTTTPVPTTTPAPTTTPAPTTTPAPTTTPVPTTTPAPTTTPAPTTTPVPTTTPAPTTTPAPTTTTCKTTTPVPTTTPAPTTTLAPTTTPAPTTTPVPTTTPAPTTTPAPTTTPVPTTTPAPTTTPAPTTTPVPTTTAVLITTPAPTTPVASTLKPCETTPPPCTTAPPPCTTTPPPCSGPVSGKAKPSMDTNIDRQIQYSCSDKRNGFLIPSLSSCNDFYICRDGEAVKVTCGNLHFNAIRGLCDLPEYAGCMKS